A segment of the Pseudomonas serboccidentalis genome:
GGGTGACGCGATGTTCGGGTCGGCCAGTCGTTTCTTCAACATCGCCCCGACCATTTCGGTGCCGATCTTCGACGGCGGGCGCCTGCGCGCCAACCTCGATGCGCGCGACGCCGATTACGACCTGGCCGTGGCGCAGTACAACAAAAGCCTGGTGAAAGCACTGGGTGATGTCAGCGACACGATCAACCAGCTGCGTGACATCGGCCGGCAGATCGGCGCGCAACAACACGCCACCGACATTGCTCAGGATTCTTACAACACCGTCGTCCAGCGTTACGGTTCCGGCATCGGCAACTACCTGGACGTGCTCAGCATCGAGCAGCAACTGCTGCAGGCCCAGCGTCAACTGGCCAACCTCAATGCCGAGCAGATCGACCTGTCGATTCAACTGATGCAAGCGCTGGGCGGCGGCTTCCAGGGTGAAACCCTGACCGCAGCCAACGCCACCCCAGCCACGCCGCACAACTAATTCAGGTATTTGTCATGGCCACTGCCGAAAACACTCAAGCTCAAGCCAACACCCCGGACACCGGCAATCCGCGCAAACGCAAAGTAATGCTGCTGGTGCTGACCGCTGTCGTCGTCCTCGCCTGTGCCGGCGTCTGGGCGTATCACGAATTCATCGGACGCTTTAACGAAAGCACCGACGACGCCTACGTCAACGGCAACGTCGTCGAAATCACGCCGCTGGTGACCGGCACCGTGGTCAGCATTGGCGCTGACGATGGTGATCTGGTCCACGAAGGCCAGGTGCTGATCAACTTCGACCCCAACGACGCCGAAGTCGGCCTGCAAAGCGCCCAGGCGAAACTGGCGCGCACCGTGCGTCAGGTGCGTGGTCTGTACAGCAACGTCGATGGCATGAAAGCCCAGGTCAACGCGCAACAGGCTGAAGTGCAGAAGGCGCAGGACAACTACAACCGCCGGAAAAACCTCGCCGCAGGCGGGGCGATTTCCCAGGAAGAACTGTCCCACGCCCGCGACGACCTGACCTCGGCGCAAAACGCCCTGGCCAACGCCAAACAGCAACTGAAAACCACCAGCGCACTGGTCGATGACACCGTGGTCTCGTCGCACCCGGACGTGATGCAGGCCGCCGCCGAATTGCGTCAGGCCTACCTGACCAACGCCCGCAGCACCTTGATCGCGCCGGTCACCGGTTATGTCGCCAAGCGCACCGTGCAACTCGGTCAACGGGTCCAGCCGGGCACCGCGCTGATGGCGGTGATTCCGCTGGATCAGCTGTGGATCGACGCCAACTTCAAGGAAACCCAGCTGCGTGACATGCGCATCGGCCAGCCGGTGGACATCGAGTCCGACATCTACGGCAGCAGCGTGAAGTACAGCGGCACCGTCGACAGCCTCGGCGCCGGTACCGGCAGCGCGTTTGCCCTGCTGCCGGCGCAGAACGCCACCGGTAACTGGATCAAGATCGTGCAGCGTGTGCCGGTGCGGATTCACGTCAACGCCGAAGAGCTGGCCAAGCATCCGCTGCGGGTCGGTCTGTCGACCAACGTCGAGGTCAACCTGCACGACCAGAGCGGTCCGGTGCTGGCCCAGCAGCCGCCGCAAAAGGCCTCGTTCAGCACCAATGTCTACGACCGCCAACTGGCCGAAGCCGACGCGATGATTGCGCAGCTGATCCACGACAACAGCGCTGTGGTCAGCAAAACCGCGCAACGCTGAGATCACACTCCTCAGGTGCGGGCCTTTGTGGCGAGGGAGCTTGCTCCCGCTGGGGCGCGCAGCGGCCCCAAAAGCTTGCGACTGCTTCGCAGCCGAGCGGGAGCAAGCTCCCTCGCCACAAAGACCCGCTCCATAGCGTCAACCTGGTTTCATAGGATTCACGATGAGCAATAACGCCTCTTTCACCCCGCCCAGCCTGTTGCTCAGCACCATCGGCCTGTCGCTGGCGACGTTCATGCAAGTGCTCGACACCACCATCGCCAACGTGGCCCTGCCGACGATTTCCGGCAACCTGGGGGTGAGTTCGGAGCAGGGCACCTGGGTGATCACCTCGTTTGCCGTGAGCAACGCCATTGCGTTGCCGCTGACCGGTTGGCTCAGCCGCCGTTTCGGCGAGGTGAAGCTGTTTCTCTGGGCCACCATCCTGTTTGTGCTGGCCTCGTTTCTCTGCGGTATCTCCACCTCGATGCCGGAACTGATCGGCTTCCGTGTGCTGCAAGGCCTGGTGGCCGGGCCGCTGTACCCGATGACGCAAACCCTGTTGATCGCGGTGTATCCGCCGGCGAAGCGCGGGATGGCGTTGGCGCTATTGGCGATGGTTACGGTGGTGGCGCCGATTGCCGGTCCCATTCTCGGTGGCTGGATTACTGACAGCTACAGCTGGCCGTGGATCTTTTTCATCAACGTGCCGATCGGCATCTTTGCGGTGATGGTGGTGCGCTCGCAACTGGCCAAGCGTCCGGTCGAGACCAGTCGGCAGCCGATGGACTACGTCGGGCTGATCTCGCTGATCATCGGGGTTGGCGCGTTGCAGGTGATCCTCGACAAGGGCAATGACCTGGACTGGTTCGAATCGAACTTCATCATCATCGGCGCGGCGATTTCGGTGATTGCGCTGGCGGTGTTCATTATCTGGGAAATGACCGACCAGCATCCGGTGGTCAATCTGCGCTTGTTCGCCCACCGCAACTTCCGCATCGGCACGCTGGTGTTGGTGCTGGGTTATGCCGGGTTCTTCGGCATCAACCTGATCCTGCCGCAGTGGCTGCAGACACAGATGGGCTACACCGCGACCTGGGCCGGTCTGGCCGTGGCGCCGATCGGCATTCTGCCGGTGTTGCTGTCGCCGTTTGTCGGCAAGTACGCGAACAAGTTCGACCTGCGTCTGCTGGCCGGGCTGGCGTTCCTGGCGATCGGCCTGAGCTGCTTCATGCGCGCCGGGTTCACCAACGAGGTGGACTTCCAGCACATCGCCCTGGTGCAGCTGTTCATGGGCATCGGCGTGGCGTTGTTCTTCATGCCGACCCTGAGCATCCTCATGTCGGATCTGCCGCCAAGCCAGATTGCCGACGGCGCCGGTCTTGCGACTTTCCTGCGGACCCTGGGCGGCAGCTTCGCGGCGTCACTGACCACGTGGATCTGGATCCGCCGCGCCGATCAGCACCATGCGTACATGAGCGAAAGCATCAGCACCTATGAGCCGGCGACCCGCGAGGCGCTGAATCAACTGGGCGGGGCGGGTAATCCGGCGTATGCGCAGCTGGATCACGTGCTGACCAGCCAGGCATACATGCTCTCCACCGTGGATTACTTCACGCTGCTGGGCTGGGGCTTCATGGGGCTGATTCTGATTGTCTGGCTGGCGAAGCCGCCGTTTGCTGCCAAGGCAGGGCCTGCGGCCAGCGGTCACTGATCTGCAATGCGATCAAACTGTAGGAGTGAGCCTGCTCGCGATAGCGATATCACATTCAACATCTGTGTTGACTGATACACCGCTATCGCGAGCAGGCTCACTCCTACAGGGTTTTGTGTCTTAGCTCCTACATTGGAATGCGTTTCCCTGTAGGAGCTGCCGAAGGCTGCGATCTTTTGATCTTGGCTTTTAGATTGCGGGGGCGGGCAGGGCCGGAGGCGGGGCGAAGTCGAACGGCGCCAAGGCAAACCCGTTCTCATCCACCTGCAACGCCCATCCCTGACGATCCCAATCCCCCAGCACAATCCGCTTCGCCGCCTGCTCGCCGAGCTGCAGCTTGTGGATCGCCGGACGATGGGTGTGGCCGTGAATCAGGGTTTTCACCCCGTATTGCTGCATGATTCGCGGAATTTCTTCCGGGGTGACATCGACAATGTCGTTGGCCTTCATGCGCGTCTGCTCCCGGCTTTCGCTGCGCAGCTTGCGCGCCAGTTTATGGCGGGTGCTCAGGGGCAGATGGCGCAGGATGAACAGGGTGATCGGGTTGCGCAGGTAGCGACGCAGCTTCATGTAGGCTTCGTCGCGGGTGCACAGGCTGTCGCCGTGCATCAGCAACACCGGCTCACCGTAAAACTGCACGACGCTCGGGTCCTTCAACAGCGTGCAGCCGGCTTCTTTGCAGAAAGCCTTGCCGAGCAGGAAGTCGCGATTGCCGTGCATCAGAAAGATCGCCGTGCCGCTGTCGCTCAATGCGCGCAGGGCCTGGCAGATGGAACGCTGGAAGGGCGTCATGGCATCGTCGCCAATCCACGCCTCGAAAAAGTCGCCCAGAATGTACAGCGCACTCGCCGAGCGGGCGCGTCCGGCGAGCAAATCCAGAAACGCCCGGGTAATGTCCGGGCGCTCCTCTTCCAGATGCAAGTCTGAAATCAGCAATATCACGCTTCGATGATCTCGGCTTTCTCGATGATCACGTCGTCGCTTGGTACGTCCTGGTGGCCAGCTTTGGAGCCGGTCGCGACTTTCTTGATGCTGTCGACAACGTCGGTGCCTGCGGTGACTTTACCGAACACGGCGTAGCCCCAGCCTTGTACGTTCTTGCCGCTGTGGTTCAGGAAGCTGTTGTCGGCGACGTTGATGAAGAACTGCGCCGACGCCGAATGCGGCTCCATGGTACGGGCCATGGCGATGGTGTACTTGTCGTTGGAAAGACCGTTGTCGGCTTCGTTCTGGATGCTTGGACGCTTGTCTTTCTTTTCCTTCATGCCTGGCTCGAAACCGCCGCCCTGGATCATGAAGTTACCGATTACACGGTGGAAAACGGTGTTTTCGTAGTGACCGGCTTTGACGTACTCGATGAAGTTGGCCACGGTGATCGGGGCCTTTTCAGCGTTCAGTTCGATGACGATGTCGCCATGGTTGGTGGTCAGTTTGACTTGAGTCATGGTCATTACTCTTTATAAGGAATCCGTGGTTCTGGGACATTCAGCCCCACAACCGGTTCAGCCTGCTTCGGCCAAGGAGCGCAGTTTAGCGTGACAGGCGCGAATTTCGAGGCTGTTTTTCAAATCCCGGCGATTAAATGCGCTCCTTTATAGGCCGTGCTCTGTCAGCCCCTTGACAGCATCGGCTATGATAGCGGCTTTGTTTTGTCTGGCCCCCTTTGCGGCCGCGCACATGTAAGTCAAGGATCCTATGAGCAAGCCCACTGTCGACCCTACCTCGAATGCCAAGTCCGGCCCTGCCGTGCCGGTCAATTTCCTGCGGCCGATCATCCAGGCAGACCTGGACTCGGGCAAGCACACCCAGATCGTCACCCGTTTCCCGCCTGAGCCCAACGGCTACCTGCATATCGGCCACGCCAAGTCGATCTGCGTGAACTTCGGCCTGGCCCAGGAGTTCGGCGGCGTCACGCACCTGCGTTTCGACGACACCAACCCGGCCAAGGAAGACCAGGAATACATCGACGCGATCGAAGCTGACGTCAAATGGCTGGGCTTCGAGTGGTCCGGCGAAGTGCGCTATGCCTCGCAGTATTTCGACCAGTTGCACGACTGGGCGGTGGAGCTGATCAAGGCCGGCAAGGCTTACGTCGACGACCTGACCCCTGAGCAGGCCAAGGAATACCGCGGCAGCCTGACCGAGCCGGGCAAGAACAGCCCGTTCCGCGACCGTTCGGTTGAAGAGA
Coding sequences within it:
- a CDS encoding DHA2 family efflux MFS transporter permease subunit, producing MSNNASFTPPSLLLSTIGLSLATFMQVLDTTIANVALPTISGNLGVSSEQGTWVITSFAVSNAIALPLTGWLSRRFGEVKLFLWATILFVLASFLCGISTSMPELIGFRVLQGLVAGPLYPMTQTLLIAVYPPAKRGMALALLAMVTVVAPIAGPILGGWITDSYSWPWIFFINVPIGIFAVMVVRSQLAKRPVETSRQPMDYVGLISLIIGVGALQVILDKGNDLDWFESNFIIIGAAISVIALAVFIIWEMTDQHPVVNLRLFAHRNFRIGTLVLVLGYAGFFGINLILPQWLQTQMGYTATWAGLAVAPIGILPVLLSPFVGKYANKFDLRLLAGLAFLAIGLSCFMRAGFTNEVDFQHIALVQLFMGIGVALFFMPTLSILMSDLPPSQIADGAGLATFLRTLGGSFAASLTTWIWIRRADQHHAYMSESISTYEPATREALNQLGGAGNPAYAQLDHVLTSQAYMLSTVDYFTLLGWGFMGLILIVWLAKPPFAAKAGPAASGH
- a CDS encoding efflux RND transporter periplasmic adaptor subunit, translated to MATAENTQAQANTPDTGNPRKRKVMLLVLTAVVVLACAGVWAYHEFIGRFNESTDDAYVNGNVVEITPLVTGTVVSIGADDGDLVHEGQVLINFDPNDAEVGLQSAQAKLARTVRQVRGLYSNVDGMKAQVNAQQAEVQKAQDNYNRRKNLAAGGAISQEELSHARDDLTSAQNALANAKQQLKTTSALVDDTVVSSHPDVMQAAAELRQAYLTNARSTLIAPVTGYVAKRTVQLGQRVQPGTALMAVIPLDQLWIDANFKETQLRDMRIGQPVDIESDIYGSSVKYSGTVDSLGAGTGSAFALLPAQNATGNWIKIVQRVPVRIHVNAEELAKHPLRVGLSTNVEVNLHDQSGPVLAQQPPQKASFSTNVYDRQLAEADAMIAQLIHDNSAVVSKTAQR
- the lpxH gene encoding UDP-2,3-diacylglucosamine diphosphatase: MILLISDLHLEEERPDITRAFLDLLAGRARSASALYILGDFFEAWIGDDAMTPFQRSICQALRALSDSGTAIFLMHGNRDFLLGKAFCKEAGCTLLKDPSVVQFYGEPVLLMHGDSLCTRDEAYMKLRRYLRNPITLFILRHLPLSTRHKLARKLRSESREQTRMKANDIVDVTPEEIPRIMQQYGVKTLIHGHTHRPAIHKLQLGEQAAKRIVLGDWDRQGWALQVDENGFALAPFDFAPPPALPAPAI
- a CDS encoding peptidylprolyl isomerase — protein: MTQVKLTTNHGDIVIELNAEKAPITVANFIEYVKAGHYENTVFHRVIGNFMIQGGGFEPGMKEKKDKRPSIQNEADNGLSNDKYTIAMARTMEPHSASAQFFINVADNSFLNHSGKNVQGWGYAVFGKVTAGTDVVDSIKKVATGSKAGHQDVPSDDVIIEKAEIIEA